A stretch of the Cupriavidus sp. EM10 genome encodes the following:
- a CDS encoding tyrosine-type recombinase/integrase yields the protein MLAAMGRMRAPRLGGFRFIRALPKTTLLDLLEVAHPSSPRNPFKGYQTRVRNWLIVNLMLLAGLRRGEALLLACDSLKEDVDPESGEVVRWLDITTVFENDPRSTTPRIKTLESHRQIPVSEDLALLYQHFAAEHRPTDAGHGFLLTTKAGAPLSAEALSKVFRKLTDALAPEAIQSLFDRSGGKTNISPHDLRHTCATARYTMFMELNPDRELAIQRMRAFFGWSARSAMPEHYARAAIQDDLMQAWNTLFAEKTSLMRGISA from the coding sequence ATGCTGGCAGCCATGGGCAGGATGCGCGCCCCCCGTCTCGGTGGCTTCCGCTTCATTCGTGCGCTGCCGAAAACAACGCTGCTGGACCTCCTTGAGGTAGCGCATCCCAGCTCGCCTCGAAATCCTTTCAAGGGGTATCAAACGCGCGTGCGGAACTGGCTCATCGTCAACCTAATGCTGCTGGCTGGGCTCCGTCGTGGCGAAGCACTGCTGTTGGCCTGTGACTCCTTGAAGGAAGACGTGGACCCGGAGTCAGGAGAGGTGGTTCGTTGGCTTGACATCACCACGGTGTTCGAGAACGATCCGAGGTCGACCACGCCACGCATCAAAACTCTGGAATCCCACAGGCAAATTCCGGTGTCAGAGGACTTAGCTCTGCTCTACCAGCACTTCGCCGCCGAGCATCGACCTACCGATGCCGGACATGGTTTCCTACTGACCACCAAGGCGGGGGCCCCGCTCTCTGCCGAGGCACTAAGTAAGGTCTTCAGGAAACTGACGGATGCCCTGGCACCCGAGGCAATCCAAAGCCTCTTCGATAGATCTGGCGGCAAGACGAACATTTCGCCTCACGACCTGCGACACACCTGCGCCACGGCCAGATACACGATGTTTATGGAGCTGAACCCCGACCGCGAGTTGGCAATCCAACGGATGCGGGCGTTCTTCGGATGGTCAGCGAGGTCAGCCATGCCTGAGCACTACGCACGTGCGGCGATTCAGGACGACTTGATGCAAGCATGGAACACACTGTTTGCTGAAAAGACTAGTCTTATGCGGGGGATTTCTGCGTGA
- a CDS encoding site-specific integrase: MNHAIEIALPQPQSEHGGKSPLDWKWPAAPALMTLFDKYSGRESVVRLADRHWEVFAAGSTVRLEFAEGQVGELQRALVLLTRRASSPAPFRTFANVLIAKWPAILELLATPAEKLRETWTTVLSHPLETNVAKAVLKLACKAGAGHWRAVHMPLVKSLDTFVKEGLRQNKRSIGKRERVASVDAQAAIVRVLDAAASEDDLTDRQVEGAVALLITYQHGMRPVQALCLDVTHVRFFRDASDDLACVLSFHAAKQTPGNEFELLRQVKPEWVPLVARLHATALAHGRLRLFNATGPITFWDRAVVLCKRFSVQLDSTARSLRHTGAQTLADAGHDRASIQAFLGHKSAEAASHYIRASFKQAELINTALGASKLYNSLLDISTGSFVSADEIQLAPEDQQIGAVVGYRLVAGVGLCKAGQSSCAYNPVTSCYGCPKFMPSLDRESHVEAIEGMRDQVRLYLKQGISDETPAYRQLTRALAGAQQALTLIDDRPKNHG; this comes from the coding sequence GTGAACCACGCCATTGAAATCGCCCTCCCGCAACCTCAGTCCGAGCATGGTGGGAAATCTCCCTTGGACTGGAAGTGGCCCGCTGCCCCCGCGTTGATGACCCTTTTCGACAAGTATTCCGGACGGGAGTCGGTGGTGAGGTTGGCGGACCGTCACTGGGAGGTCTTTGCAGCTGGCAGCACGGTACGGCTGGAGTTCGCCGAGGGTCAAGTTGGCGAATTACAGCGAGCGCTTGTTCTGCTGACACGACGGGCGTCCTCCCCAGCACCATTCCGGACCTTCGCCAACGTCCTCATAGCCAAATGGCCAGCCATCTTGGAACTGCTCGCTACCCCTGCGGAAAAGCTGCGAGAGACCTGGACCACTGTGCTGAGCCACCCGCTGGAGACGAACGTCGCGAAGGCCGTGTTGAAGCTAGCTTGCAAGGCTGGCGCCGGCCACTGGCGAGCAGTTCACATGCCTCTCGTGAAGAGCTTGGACACCTTCGTGAAGGAAGGCCTCCGGCAGAACAAGCGAAGCATAGGCAAGAGAGAGCGTGTGGCTTCCGTTGACGCCCAGGCAGCTATTGTTCGAGTTCTGGATGCGGCGGCGAGCGAGGACGACTTGACCGACAGACAGGTGGAGGGCGCTGTCGCACTGCTTATCACCTACCAACACGGTATGCGACCAGTTCAGGCGCTGTGCCTCGACGTGACGCATGTCCGCTTCTTCCGTGATGCAAGCGACGACCTTGCTTGCGTGCTCTCGTTCCATGCTGCAAAGCAAACACCAGGCAACGAATTCGAGTTGCTACGCCAAGTCAAACCGGAGTGGGTTCCGCTCGTCGCGAGGCTGCACGCGACGGCGCTCGCTCACGGGCGGCTGCGGCTATTCAACGCAACCGGACCAATTACCTTCTGGGACAGGGCAGTGGTTCTCTGTAAGCGGTTCTCCGTGCAACTGGACAGCACGGCGCGCTCGCTCCGTCACACCGGGGCGCAAACGCTCGCCGATGCGGGGCATGATAGGGCTAGCATCCAAGCGTTCCTCGGCCACAAGAGCGCAGAGGCCGCGTCGCACTACATCCGGGCAAGCTTCAAGCAAGCCGAGCTCATCAACACGGCGCTCGGTGCGTCGAAACTCTACAACAGCCTCTTGGACATATCGACCGGCAGTTTCGTCTCAGCCGACGAGATACAGCTGGCTCCTGAGGACCAGCAGATTGGCGCTGTGGTGGGGTATCGGCTGGTTGCTGGCGTGGGACTGTGCAAAGCGGGTCAGAGCAGCTGCGCCTACAACCCGGTGACGTCTTGCTATGGCTGTCCGAAGTTCATGCCATCCCTAGACCGGGAATCCCACGTCGAAGCTATCGAAGGGATGCGCGACCAAGTCCGCCTGTACCTAAAGCAGGGAATCTCCGATGAGACGCCGGCCTACCGGCAACTCACGCGCGCGCTGGCGGGGGCGCAGCAGGCGTTAACCCTGATTGATGACCGACCCAAGAACCACGGATGA
- a CDS encoding LysR substrate-binding domain-containing protein: MLRTSHKATAALHNKSLVVGASSNIGIYLLQPYIKALQDKLANKIDVRIGKNIEIAALLETLEVDVAVMEWWDSRPGFVSTVWRRERMVVIVRPGHPWAAESTIPLKWLKSQNLLGGEAATGTGRLLQQYAGADSAEFTVGMQLGSTEAVKHAVHAGLGISLVMESAVKHEQASGWLHAIPIEEDVYKDLYLVHRSETSLSGPVASLADLILHSPDLGSIEYK, encoded by the coding sequence TTGCTCCGTACTAGCCATAAGGCTACGGCAGCCCTCCACAATAAAAGCCTGGTCGTTGGTGCAAGCTCCAATATCGGCATTTATCTTTTACAACCCTATATCAAGGCGCTCCAAGATAAATTAGCAAACAAGATCGATGTGAGGATCGGCAAAAATATCGAGATTGCCGCTTTGCTGGAAACGCTTGAAGTGGATGTAGCGGTAATGGAGTGGTGGGACTCACGTCCTGGGTTCGTCTCAACAGTATGGCGGCGCGAGAGGATGGTTGTCATTGTTCGCCCCGGCCATCCTTGGGCTGCCGAGTCGACCATTCCACTTAAGTGGTTAAAATCCCAGAACTTGCTTGGAGGCGAAGCGGCTACCGGAACTGGGCGCCTACTACAACAATATGCCGGTGCCGACTCGGCAGAGTTCACAGTGGGTATGCAGTTAGGTAGCACCGAGGCGGTCAAACACGCGGTCCACGCAGGGCTAGGAATCTCGCTTGTGATGGAAAGCGCGGTCAAGCATGAACAGGCAAGCGGATGGTTACATGCAATTCCGATTGAAGAAGATGTTTACAAAGATCTTTATCTCGTACATCGCTCAGAAACTTCGTTAAGCGGTCCGGTGGCAAGCCTTGCAGATTTGATTCTCCATTCTCCGGATTTAGGCTCAATAGAATATAAATAG